The DNA sequence CGCACGGCGGGCCGCAGCCCGTAGGTCGAATGGAAAAGCATGATGTTCATGCCCCCATCGTGCCAGTTTCGAGCGACCCTCCTCCGGTTACGTTGGCCTGCATGGACACGGACTCCTTCCTGCGCCCGATCGCGGCCGTCGCCGGCACCCTGGCCGTCACCCTGCTCGCGGGCTGGCTGCTGGACCTGCTGCTGCGCCGGGCCGACGCCCGACACAGCGAGACCCCGCTGTGGGGGCTGCTGCGCCGCTGCCGCCCGCCGTTCCTGGTGGTCCTGGCCGCCTCCCTGCTCCAGGCCGTGCGCCGGCGCGCGGACGGCCCCGGGCACGTGCTGACCCTGGTGCTGATCGCGGCGGCCGCGTGGCTGCTGATCCGCATCACGACGGCGATCGTGGACTCCACGTACGCCCGCTACGCGGCCGACGCCTCCGACCAGGCCAGGGTCCGCCGGGTCCGTACGCAGGTCACGCTGATCCAGCGGGTGGTTACGGCGGTGGTGATCGTCGTGGCCCTCGGCGCGATGCTCCTGACGTTCCCCGAGATGCGGACGGTGGGCACCTCGATGCTGGCCTCGGCGGGCGTACTCGGCATCGTGGCGGGCATCGCGGCGCAGGCCGCCCTCGGCAACCTCTTCGCCGGACTCCAGATCGCCTTCGGCGACACCGTCCGGATCGGCGACACGGTGGTGGTGGACAAGGAGTGGGGCACGGTGGAGGAGATCACCCTCACCTTCCTGACGGTCCGCACCTGGGACGAGCGCCGGATCACGATGCCGGTCTCGTACTTCACGAGCAAGCCGTACGAGAACTGGTCGCGCGGTGGCGCGCAGATGACGGGCACCGTGTTCTGGCACCTGGACCACAGCGCCCCGGTGGACCTGATGCGCGAGCAACTCCAGCGGATCCTGCGGGACATCCCGGAATGGGACGGCCGCACCGGCTCCCTGGCGGTCACCGACACCACCCCGCACACCATCCAGATCCGCGCGGTGGTCACGGCGAAGGACGGCGACGCCGTCTGGACCGTCCGCTGCGCGGTCCGCGAACGCCTCATCACCTGGCTGACGGCCCACCACCCGTACGCCCTGCCGCGCGTCATCACGACGGAAGCGGTGCCTCCGCCCGGCCCCTGACCTACTCGGCGCAGGCCGAGATCACACCTTGGCGGGGGATCCGGCGGTGTGCTCCTCACCCCGCTGCTCGTCGCCCCGCTGCTCCTCGCCCCGCTGCTCCGGGGCCCCCTGGACGGGGGGCCGGGTGGCGGCCGGGGGCTTGCCGGGGAGGGCGAGCGAGATGAGCGCGCCGAGCAGGATGCCCGCGGCGGCGATGTAGACGGCGGTCCGGGTGCCGTCCGCCATGCCGGTCCCGAGCGCGTCCCCGGCGGGACCGTCGATGCCGGCGTGGGCGATGGCGATCAGGACGGCGAGGCCGACCGCGCCGCCGATCTGCTGGGTGGTGGAGGCCATGCCGGAGGCGATGCCCTGCTCGTGCGGGGCCACGCCGGAGGCGGCGGCGATCCACATGCCGGTCCAGGCGATGCCCTGCCCGACGCCCGCGATGACGAGGCCGGGGACGAGGGTCGCGTAGCCGCCGTCGGCGGAGATCGAGGAGGCGAGGACGGCGGTACCGGTCGCGCCGACGGCGAGGCCGGTGACGAGGGTCGTCCGGGTCGCGGTGCGGGTGGCCATGCGCTCGCCGGCCTGGGTGCCCGCGGCGATGGAGAGCGAGGGGACCAGGAAGGCCAGGCCGGTCTCCAGGGCGCTGAAGCCGTGCACGCTCTGGAAGAGGACGGTGAGGAAGTACGGCAGGGCGCTGAAGGTGCCCATGAAGAGGAAGGTGACGGCCATGGCGACCGCGAGGCTGCGGTTGCCGAAGAGCCGCAGCGGCATCAGCGGGTCCGCGCTCTTCGCCTCGATGAGGGCGAAGAGGGCGAGCAGGGCCACGGCGGCGACGGCGCTGACGATGATCCCGGTGGAGGTCCAGCCGCTGTCGGGGCCCTGGACCAGCACGTAGACCAGCAGGGTCACACCGAGCGTGGCGGTGACGGCGCCGGGCAGGTCGAAGCTGCGGCGTTCGGTGGCCTTCGTATCGCGCGGCATGACGGCGAGGGCGGCGATGAGCACGATGCCGGCCAGCGGGACGTTGACGAAGAAGACCGAGGCCCAGCCGAAGGCGCCGGTGAGGACTCCGCCGAGGAGCGAGCCGAGGGTGAGCCCGGAGGCGCCGGCGCCGCCCCAGATCGCGAGCGCCTTGTTGCGCTCCTTGCCCTCGGTGAACAGGGTGTTGATCAGTGACAGCGTGGCCGGGAAGAGCAGCGCACCGCCCAGGCCCTGCACCGCGCGGACCGCGATCATCGTCTCCGGGTTGCCGGCGAAGCCGCCGACCAGTGAGGACACGGCGTACAGGCCGAGGGCGAGGGCGAACACGGTGCGCTTGCCGAGCAGGTCGGCTGCGCGCCCGCCGAGGAGGAGGAAGCCGCCAAAGACCACCGCGTAGGCGCTGACCACCCACTGGAGCGACTGGTCGGTGAAGCCCAGCTCCTCGCCGATCTCCGGCAGGGCCACGTAGACGATGTTGAAGTCCAGGGAAATGATCAGCTGGGCGAAGGCCAGGAGGGCGAGGATCCAGCCGAGGCGGGGAGTCCCCGCGCCTGACGGGGAGGCGGAACGGGTGACGGGCATGGGAGTGGCGACCTTTCCGGGACCAGACAGTACGAGAAAGTACGTACAATTACTGTCCACGGATAGTCGTACGATAAGGAGAGGCCTGTCAACCGTTCGACCATCCTTGGACATACGAGCTACTTTTGAGGCATGACTGTCAATCACCCGGCCAGGGACCAGATCACGCTGGAGAACGTGTTCACGGCCCTGGGCAACCCCATGCGGCTCACCGTGGTCCGCGCCCTGGCGGCCGGCGGCGAGCACCCGTGCGGGAGCCTGCTCGAAGGCGTCTCCAAATCGACGCTCACCCACCATTGGCGGGTCCTGCGCGAGGGCGGCATCATCTGGCAGCGCCCGTCCGGCAGAGAACTGCTCCTGTCCCTGCGGCGCGAGGACCTCGACGCGCGCTTCCCCGGACTGCTCGACGCGGTCCTCGGAGCGATCTCGGCCGACGCACCGCCCCGCGCGGCCGGCGCCCGCCCCACGGGCTGATCCCCAAGACCGGGCGGCCGGACCGGGAACACCCGGTACGGCCGCCACGGTTGCACCGACCGAGGGACCGGCGCCGCACGGGCCCGGACCACCACGTACGTCCGCAGGAGGACCGTTCCATGGCTGACCGGCCGTTGACGCTCATGGCAGTGCACGCCCACCCCGACGACGAGGCCACCGGAACGGGAGGGGTCCTCGCGCGGTACGCGGCGGAGGGCATCCGCACGGTTCTCGTGACGTGTACCGACGGCCGCTGCGGTGACGGACCGGGAGGCTCCAAGCCGGGCGATCCCGGGCACGATCCGGCGGCCGTCGCCGCCATGCGCCGCCGGGAACTCGACGCGAGCTGTGGCGTCCTGAAGATCTCCGACCTGGAGACGCTCGACTACGCCGACTCCGGGATGATGGGCTGGCCCAGCAACGACGCCCCCGGTTCCTTCTGGCAGACCCCCGTGGAGGAAGGCGCCGCCCGGCTCGCGGAACTCATGCGGCAGTACCGGCCCGACGTGGTCGTCACCTATGACGAGAACGGCTTCTACGGCCACCCCGACCACATCCAGGCCCACCGGATCACGATGGCGGCGCTGGAGATGACCGAGCTGACGCCGAAGGTGTACTGGACGACGATGCCCCACTCGCTGATGCGGCAGTTCGGCGCGATCATGCGGGAGTTCCAGGACGACATGCCGGAGCCGGATCCCGCCGAGGCCGCCGCGCTGGCCGAGATCGGCCTCCCCGACGACGAGATCAGCACGTGGGTGGACACCCTCGCGTTCAGCGGTCAGAAGTACGACGCGCTGGCCGCACACGCCAGTCAGGGCGAGGGCATCTTCTTCCTCAAGATGGGCAAGGAGAAGTTCGGCGAGCTGATGGGCACGGAGACCTTCGTGCGCGTCAAGGACTCCACGGGCGCGGCCGTACCCGAGAACGACCTCTTCGCCGGCCTGCGCTGATCCCCCGCCCGGCCGGGGTCCGGCAATCCGGTCCGACAATCCGGTCCGGCGACCCGGTCCGGCGACCGGCGTCCCCTGCGATCAGTTCACCCGGCCCGGGGCCGCGAACGTCAGCCGGAACATCGCGCCCCCGCCCGGGGCGGCCTCGGCCGCCAGCCGCGCCTCGTGCGCCCGCGCGATCTGCCGGGCCATCGCCAGCCCGAGCCCCGACCCGGGCAGCGCCCGCGCCGCCCCCGCCCGGTAGAACCGGTCGAAGACGTACGGCAGATCCGCCTCCGAGATCCCCGGCCCGTGATCCCGTACGGTCACCTCCGCGCGACCGTCCCCCCGAACCGTCAGCGCCACCTCCACCTCCGCCCCCGGCGGGCTGAACTTCGCCGCGTTGTCCAGCAGGTTCCCCAGCAACCTGCTGAGCCGCGCCGGTACCCCCGCCACCACCGCCTCCCCCTCCCCACGGGACGGCGACGGCGACGGCGCCCGCACCCGGAAGGCCACGCCCGGCCAGTGCGCCCGCGCGGCCCCCACGCAGTACTCCACCAGCGGAACCAGCCGCACCTGTTCCACCAGCAGCTGCGGCTCCTCGTCGCGGGCCAGCTCGATCAGGTCGTTGACCAGCCCCGTCACCTCCCGCAACTGCCGACCGAGCGCCAGCGAGGCCCGCTCCCGCTGCTCGGCCGTCAGCCGGTCCCCCCGCGCCAGCAGCTCCGCGTTCGTCCGCAGCGCGGTCAGCGGGGTCCGCAGCTCGTGCGAGGCGTCCGCGACGAGCCTGCGCTGCGCGGTGACGGACTGTTCCAGTTCGCCCAGCATGGTGTTGAAGCTCCCGGCGAGCCGGGTGACCTCGTCCTCGCGGCCGCGGCCCGGAGGCGGCAGTTCGATCCGGTGCCTCGGATCCCGGGTGGCGGCGATCCGCTCGGCGGTGGCCGTGAGCCGGGTGACCGGTGCCAGACCCGTCCGCGCGACCCAGTGGCCGAGCAGCGCGGCCAGCAGCACCCCGGCGGCGGCGGTGACGGCGAGCCGCCGGGCGGCCCGGTCGATGCCGGTCTCCACCGAGTCGGAGCGTACGGCGACCTGGAGGGCCCGGTCCTTGAGGAAGTCGGTGGTGAGCATCCGCGCGGGATGCCCCTCGACGACGATGTCCGTGTAGAAGGGGGCCCGCTCCCGCACGGCCACCAGCCGGGTGGCCGAGGCCACGGGCATCCGGTACGCGCCCTCCCCGCCCCCCGGGTCCTTCCGCGGGTCGGCCGGGACGATCTGGACGCAGGCGGGCGCGGCCAGGTACCGGCAGTCCCAGGCCGCGGTCCCGGGCGGGGAGTCGCCGTACTGCTTCGCGGCGAGCCGGGCGGCCTGGTTCAGGCTCAGGTCGAGCTGCTGGTAGAGCGCGGCCCGCCCCTCCAGGAAGGCGGCGGTGCACACGCCGAGGGCCACGAAGGCCACCGCGGCGGTCACGGCCAGCGCCAGCCGGGTGCGCAGCGGCCGCCTGCGCCGCCACCGCGCGCCGAGCCCCCGCCGGCTCACGCGGCGTCCAGTCGGTAGCCGACCCCGTGCACGGTGTGCACCAGCCGGGGCTCGCCGCCGGCCTCCAGCTTGCGGCGCAGGTATCCGACGTAGACGGCCAGGGAGTTGGAGTCCGGCCCGAAGTCCCGGCCCCACACCAGTTCCAGGATCAGCTCGCGCGGCAGCACCTGGCCGGGGTGGCGCAGGAGGAGTTCGAGCAGCGCCGACTCGGTGCGGCTGAACTCCAGCGGCCGCTCGCCGCGCCGCCCGGTGCGGGTGGCGGGGTCGAGGACGAGGTCCCCGTACGCGAGCACGGGCGCGCCCCCGGCCGGTTCGGGGGCGGCCCGCCGCAGGAGGGCCCGTACCCGGGCCACGAGCTCGTCGAGCGCGAACGGTTTGACCAGGTAGTCGTCGGCGCCCGCCTCCAGCCCGTCGACGCGGTCGCTCACCGCGTCCAGGGCCGTGAGGACGAGGACGGGCGTACGGTCGCCCACCGCGCGCAGTTGCCGGCACACGGCGAGCCCGTCCAGCACCGGCATCATCACGTCGAGGACCACCGCGTCCGGCTGCCAGAGCGCCACCTCGGACAGTGCCGCCAGCCCGTCGGCCGCGCCGCGCACCTCGTACCCCTCGACGGCGAGGCCGTCTTCGACGGCGGCCCGCACCTCGGGCTCGTCGTCCACCACCAGAATCCGCTGCATGCGGCAAAGCCTCCCAAATACTCCGGGAGAACCTCTTAGAACCTTCTTAGGGCGCACCGGAAGTCTGCGTCCATGACCTCCTCACCCTCACGCTCCGCCTCGCCCCGGTCCTCGTACCGGCCGCTGTCCGTCGTGATCGGCGCGGGCGGCACCGGCGGCCACATCTATCCCGGCCTCGCCCTGGCGGAGGCGCTGCGTGCCGCCGTCCCGGACGCCGTGGTCTCGTTCATCGGCACCGAACGCGGTCTGGAGACCGAGCTGATCCCGGCCGCCGGCTACCGCCTGCACACCGTGGACATGATCCCCTTCGACCCGGCGCTGGGCGCCAAGCGCTACCTCCTTCCGGCGGCGCTGCTGCGCTCGGCCGGGCAGGCGCGGGCCGTGATCCGGGCGCAGGGCGCGCAGGTGGCCGTCGGCATGGGCGGCTATCCGAGTGCGCCCGCCGTGCTCGGGGCCCGGCTGGCCGGACTGCCCGCGGTCATCCACGAGTCCAATGCGGTACCGGGCCGGGCCAACCAGTTCGCGGCCCGCCTCACCCCGCACATGGCGGTGGCCTTCGACCGCAGCCGGGAGCACCTGGCGGGCGGGGCGCGGGCACTGACCACCGGAATGCCCATCTCCGCGGCACTGTCGGGCCTCGCCCGACTGTCCCGCCCCGAGCGGGCGGCCTGGCGCGCCGGGGCCCGGCGGGAGCTGGGGGTGCCGGACGGGCGGCGGCTGGTGGTGTTCAACGGCGGCAGCCTGGGCGCCGTACGCCTGACCGCGGCCGCGGCCGGGCTGGCGGCCGCCTGGCAGGCCCGTGACGACGTACAGCTGCTGATCAAGACCGGCCCGGCGGCGCTCGCGGACACCGCGGCCGGGCTGTCCGCCTCGGGCGGCCGGCGGATCGCACGGGCCGTGCCGTACCTGGACCGGATGGACCTGGTCTACGCGGCCGCCGACCTGGTGGTGTGCCGGGCGGGCTCGGCGACGGTGGCGGAGCTCGCGGCGACCGGGGTCCCCTCGGTGCTGGTCCCCTACCCGTACGCCCCGGGCGACCACCAGACCCACAACGCCCGGGTGCTGTCCGACGCCGGTGCGGGCCTCCTGCTGGCGGACGCCGAGGCGACGGCCGGCCGCCTCGCGGACCTGCTCGCCCCGCTGCTGGCCGACCCGGCGCGGCTGGCGGCGATGGCCGGCGCGGCCGACCCGGGACCGCACGCACGGGCCGCCGAACTGCTGGCCTCGCAGGTCCTGCGGGTCGCCGGCTTCCCCTCCCTCTCCCCCACCCCCCTGGAGCTCGTATGACCACGCACGCCCCCACGCCCACACTCGCCCTCACCCCGGCGCGCACCCCCGCCGACTGGACCGGCCGTACGGTCCTCGTCACGGGCGCCGAGGGCTTCATCGGCTCCGCCCTCGTCGACCTGCTGGTCGCGCGGGGCGCGAAGGTGCGCGCCTTCGTGCACTACAAGCCGTACGCGGAGAAGGGCCACCTGGCCCGCTACCTGGCCGACCCGGGCGGCCCGGTGGAGATGTGGGCCGGCGACGTCCGCGACGCGGGCCGGGTCAGCGACGCGGTGGCCGGCTGCGACACCGTCTTTCACCTGGCGGCGCTGATCGGGATCCCGTACAGCTACGCCTCGCCCGGCGCGTACGTCCAGACCAACGTCACCGGGACCGAGAACATGGCCGAGGCCTGCCGCCGCCACGGCGTGCGCCGCCTCGTCCACACCTCCACCAGCGAGGTCTACGGGACGGCCCTGACGGCCCCGATCTCCGAGAGCCACCCGCTCCAGCCGCAGTCCCCGTACTCCGCTTCGAAGATCGGCGCCGACATGATGGCGCTCTCCTTCCACCACGCGTTCGAACTGCCGGTGACGGTGGTCCGGCCGTTCAACACCTACGGCCCGCGCCAGTCGGCCCGCGCGGTCATCCCCACCATCCTGGCCCAGCTCCACTCGGGCGCCCGGGAGGTCCGCCTGGGCTCCCTGACCCCGACCCGGGACTTCACCTACGTGACCGACACCGCGGCCGGCTTCCTCGCGGTCGCGGAGTGCGACCGGGCCCTGGGCCAGGTGGTCAACCTCGGCAGCGGCGAGGAGATCTCCATCGGCGACCTGGCCCGGGCCCTGATCGCGGCGTCCGGCCGGGACGCGGAGGTCGTCGTCGACCCGGCCCGGCTGCGTCCCTCCGGCAGCGAGGTCCAGCGCCTGCTGTCGGACAACTCCCGGGCCCGCGACTGGGCCGGCTGGAAGCCCGAGGTCTCCCTCCGGGAGGGCCTGACCCGCACCTCGGAGTGGGTGGCCGCCCACCTCCACCTCTTCGCCCCGGACCGCTACCAGGTGTAGGGCGTTCCCTCCCGGGTCAGGCCCGGTCCGGGAGGACGGTGCGGGCCCGGTCCCCGGCGCGGGACCGGGCCCGGTCGCGGAACCAGACGACCGTTCCCACCAGCACCGCCACCCCCACCCCGTACAGCGGCAGCCACAGGGTCGTCGTGGCCGCCAGGCACTCGGCGACCGCCGCACGGGCGTGGGTCTCCTGCGCGAACGCCAGGGCCGCGCCGTCACGGCCCGCCAGGTTCCCGAGCGCGGCCCGCGTCTGGAGGGACTCGTACCTGCCCAGCAGCCCGCACTCGCCGCGGGTTCCCGGCATCGGGAACAGCCAGGCCCGGCGCTGGAGCAGGGGGGCAAGCGCGATCGCCACGCACAGGCCGACGATCAGCGCGTACGCGACCAGGCCGCGCAGGTAGGCCGAGCGGAGGCCGGGCGACCACTGCGCCCTTCGCTGGAAGGCGAGCAGCACGGCGAGGAGCGTCACCCCGATGAAGGTGGCGAACCACTGCCACGACCCCTGGGCGAGCGCGAAGGTCAGCACTGCGGCGAGCCCGATGCCGATGACACCGGGAGCCGGAAGGTCACCGCCCGCCGCCGCGGACGCGGGATTCCCCGGGATCGCCCGGGGGCTGGGTTCGCTCACGGAACTCTCCTGCGAGAGGGAGCCATCAGCATCCCGCCCGGGGACCGCGCGGCCCCGGGCGCCATGCCGTACGGACCCCGCACCCCGCCCGGATGGCCCGCGCGCAGGGACCGCGCGCCTGCGGACCGCCCCTACGGACTGCGCAGGCTGCGGACGTCCAGGTGCCGCAGCACCCGGTCGACGATCTCCGGATCGGCGCCCGGCTCGCTGCGCGCGGCCAGCACCTCGTGCCGGGCGGCGGACATCATCTCCCGCTGGATGCGCTGCACGTCGCGGATCCGCTCCACCCGCTTCGCGTACGCCTCCCGCCGCTCCTCGTCCACCATGTCGGGGCTGATCCTGGCGCCCACGTCGTACGCCCTGCGGTAGAGCACCTCCACCAGGTCCTCGGGCAGGTCCTCCACCTCCTCGATCTCCTTCAGCCGCCGCTTCGCGGCCTTGGCGGCGCGGATCGCCAGCGCACGGGCGACCTCCGCCTCCGCGTCCGGGTCGGCCTCCACGCCGAGCCGGCGGACCAGCCACGGCAGGGTCAGCCCCTGGACCACCAGGGTGGTCATGATCACGGCGAAGGCGATGAAGACGATCTCCTGCCGGGCCGGGAAGGGCTCCCCCGCGTCCGTCTCGAAGGGAATGGCGAGCGCCAGCGCCACGGAAGCCACGCCCCGCATCCCCGCCCACCACATGACCACGGACTCCCGCCAGCTCAGCGGAATCTCCTCGTCGTAGTCGCGCCGCGAGTGGAGCCGTTTCGCGAGCCATCCGGCCGGCAGCAGCCACACCAGCCGTACGCCGATCACCACCGCGACCACGGCCGCCGCCCACCCGGCCATCTCCCAGGCCCGGCCGCTGGCCGCCCCGAACACGTTGTGCAGCTCCAGCCCGATCAGGCCGAAGGCGACACCGGTGACCAGCATGTCGACGACCTCCCAGAACGTGTGCCCGGCGAGCCGGCCCAGCACGTCGTCGGCGTCGGTCGCGTACTCGGCGAGGAACAGCGCCGTGGTCAGCACGGCCAGCACGCCGGAGCCCCTGAACTCCTCCGCCACCACGTACGCCACGAACGGCACGAGCAGCGTCAGCCCGATCTGGAGCGTGGCGTCGCCGAGCCGTCCCATGAGCCGGTTGGCGGCCCAGCCGAGCCCGAGCCCCACCACGACGGC is a window from the Streptomyces sp. NBC_01244 genome containing:
- a CDS encoding ArsR/SmtB family transcription factor — its product is MTVNHPARDQITLENVFTALGNPMRLTVVRALAAGGEHPCGSLLEGVSKSTLTHHWRVLREGGIIWQRPSGRELLLSLRREDLDARFPGLLDAVLGAISADAPPRAAGARPTG
- a CDS encoding UDP-N-acetylglucosamine--N-acetylmuramyl-(pentapeptide) pyrophosphoryl-undecaprenol N-acetylglucosamine transferase, yielding MTSSPSRSASPRSSYRPLSVVIGAGGTGGHIYPGLALAEALRAAVPDAVVSFIGTERGLETELIPAAGYRLHTVDMIPFDPALGAKRYLLPAALLRSAGQARAVIRAQGAQVAVGMGGYPSAPAVLGARLAGLPAVIHESNAVPGRANQFAARLTPHMAVAFDRSREHLAGGARALTTGMPISAALSGLARLSRPERAAWRAGARRELGVPDGRRLVVFNGGSLGAVRLTAAAAGLAAAWQARDDVQLLIKTGPAALADTAAGLSASGGRRIARAVPYLDRMDLVYAAADLVVCRAGSATVAELAATGVPSVLVPYPYAPGDHQTHNARVLSDAGAGLLLADAEATAGRLADLLAPLLADPARLAAMAGAADPGPHARAAELLASQVLRVAGFPSLSPTPLELV
- a CDS encoding MFS transporter, producing the protein MPVTRSASPSGAGTPRLGWILALLAFAQLIISLDFNIVYVALPEIGEELGFTDQSLQWVVSAYAVVFGGFLLLGGRAADLLGKRTVFALALGLYAVSSLVGGFAGNPETMIAVRAVQGLGGALLFPATLSLINTLFTEGKERNKALAIWGGAGASGLTLGSLLGGVLTGAFGWASVFFVNVPLAGIVLIAALAVMPRDTKATERRSFDLPGAVTATLGVTLLVYVLVQGPDSGWTSTGIIVSAVAAVALLALFALIEAKSADPLMPLRLFGNRSLAVAMAVTFLFMGTFSALPYFLTVLFQSVHGFSALETGLAFLVPSLSIAAGTQAGERMATRTATRTTLVTGLAVGATGTAVLASSISADGGYATLVPGLVIAGVGQGIAWTGMWIAAASGVAPHEQGIASGMASTTQQIGGAVGLAVLIAIAHAGIDGPAGDALGTGMADGTRTAVYIAAAGILLGALISLALPGKPPAATRPPVQGAPEQRGEEQRGDEQRGEEHTAGSPAKV
- a CDS encoding response regulator transcription factor, which encodes MQRILVVDDEPEVRAAVEDGLAVEGYEVRGAADGLAALSEVALWQPDAVVLDVMMPVLDGLAVCRQLRAVGDRTPVLVLTALDAVSDRVDGLEAGADDYLVKPFALDELVARVRALLRRAAPEPAGGAPVLAYGDLVLDPATRTGRRGERPLEFSRTESALLELLLRHPGQVLPRELILELVWGRDFGPDSNSLAVYVGYLRRKLEAGGEPRLVHTVHGVGYRLDAA
- a CDS encoding sensor histidine kinase, with the translated sequence MSRRGLGARWRRRRPLRTRLALAVTAAVAFVALGVCTAAFLEGRAALYQQLDLSLNQAARLAAKQYGDSPPGTAAWDCRYLAAPACVQIVPADPRKDPGGGEGAYRMPVASATRLVAVRERAPFYTDIVVEGHPARMLTTDFLKDRALQVAVRSDSVETGIDRAARRLAVTAAAGVLLAALLGHWVARTGLAPVTRLTATAERIAATRDPRHRIELPPPGRGREDEVTRLAGSFNTMLGELEQSVTAQRRLVADASHELRTPLTALRTNAELLARGDRLTAEQRERASLALGRQLREVTGLVNDLIELARDEEPQLLVEQVRLVPLVEYCVGAARAHWPGVAFRVRAPSPSPSRGEGEAVVAGVPARLSRLLGNLLDNAAKFSPPGAEVEVALTVRGDGRAEVTVRDHGPGISEADLPYVFDRFYRAGAARALPGSGLGLAMARQIARAHEARLAAEAAPGGGAMFRLTFAAPGRVN
- a CDS encoding Na+/H+ antiporter, translating into MDQLLLLFVLLLGAVVTVPLGDRLGLPAPVLMTLGGVVLALVPVVPNVDIPPEYILPLVLPPLLYASVQRTSWRQFAANVRPILLLAVALVFVTTVVVAFTAHALVPGLSIAAAVALGALVAPPDPVAATAVAGSLGLPRRMVSILEGEGLFNDVTAIVLYHVAIAAAVSGTFSWPEALGEFVLSAVVAVVVGLGLGWAANRLMGRLGDATLQIGLTLLVPFVAYVVAEEFRGSGVLAVLTTALFLAEYATDADDVLGRLAGHTFWEVVDMLVTGVAFGLIGLELHNVFGAASGRAWEMAGWAAAVVAVVIGVRLVWLLPAGWLAKRLHSRRDYDEEIPLSWRESVVMWWAGMRGVASVALALAIPFETDAGEPFPARQEIVFIAFAVIMTTLVVQGLTLPWLVRRLGVEADPDAEAEVARALAIRAAKAAKRRLKEIEEVEDLPEDLVEVLYRRAYDVGARISPDMVDEERREAYAKRVERIRDVQRIQREMMSAARHEVLAARSEPGADPEIVDRVLRHLDVRSLRSP
- a CDS encoding SDR family NAD(P)-dependent oxidoreductase, with the translated sequence MTTHAPTPTLALTPARTPADWTGRTVLVTGAEGFIGSALVDLLVARGAKVRAFVHYKPYAEKGHLARYLADPGGPVEMWAGDVRDAGRVSDAVAGCDTVFHLAALIGIPYSYASPGAYVQTNVTGTENMAEACRRHGVRRLVHTSTSEVYGTALTAPISESHPLQPQSPYSASKIGADMMALSFHHAFELPVTVVRPFNTYGPRQSARAVIPTILAQLHSGAREVRLGSLTPTRDFTYVTDTAAGFLAVAECDRALGQVVNLGSGEEISIGDLARALIAASGRDAEVVVDPARLRPSGSEVQRLLSDNSRARDWAGWKPEVSLREGLTRTSEWVAAHLHLFAPDRYQV
- a CDS encoding PIG-L family deacetylase; protein product: MADRPLTLMAVHAHPDDEATGTGGVLARYAAEGIRTVLVTCTDGRCGDGPGGSKPGDPGHDPAAVAAMRRRELDASCGVLKISDLETLDYADSGMMGWPSNDAPGSFWQTPVEEGAARLAELMRQYRPDVVVTYDENGFYGHPDHIQAHRITMAALEMTELTPKVYWTTMPHSLMRQFGAIMREFQDDMPEPDPAEAAALAEIGLPDDEISTWVDTLAFSGQKYDALAAHASQGEGIFFLKMGKEKFGELMGTETFVRVKDSTGAAVPENDLFAGLR
- a CDS encoding mechanosensitive ion channel family protein; translated protein: MDTDSFLRPIAAVAGTLAVTLLAGWLLDLLLRRADARHSETPLWGLLRRCRPPFLVVLAASLLQAVRRRADGPGHVLTLVLIAAAAWLLIRITTAIVDSTYARYAADASDQARVRRVRTQVTLIQRVVTAVVIVVALGAMLLTFPEMRTVGTSMLASAGVLGIVAGIAAQAALGNLFAGLQIAFGDTVRIGDTVVVDKEWGTVEEITLTFLTVRTWDERRITMPVSYFTSKPYENWSRGGAQMTGTVFWHLDHSAPVDLMREQLQRILRDIPEWDGRTGSLAVTDTTPHTIQIRAVVTAKDGDAVWTVRCAVRERLITWLTAHHPYALPRVITTEAVPPPGP